GTGTCCTTCCGCTACCGGGACGGCACGCAGAAGAACGGCATCCCCGCCGACGAGGCCCTGGCCGAGCTGCTGGACGTCGTGGAGCGCCGCGTACAGGTCTGAGGCGTGATCCGCCGCCCCCGGAGAGGCCGTCAGCCTCCCGGGGGCGGTACGTCGCCGAGTGGCGGCGGTACGTCGTCCGGAGGCGGGATCCCGCGCTCCGCCCGGCTCGCCCGGTCCTCCCGGCCGAAGACCTGGATCAGCCACGAGGAGAACGAGCCGGTCACCGCGCCCAGCAGCGCCACACCACAGACCATCAGGAAGACCGCGAACACCCGGCCGAGCGATGTCACCGGGGTGACGTCGCCGTACCCCACCGTGGTGATCGCCGAGCAGGCCCACCACACCGAGTCCCCGAAGGTCCGGATGGTGGCCCCCGGCGCGCCGCGCTCCTGCTGGTAGACCGCGAGCGCCGCGGCGAAGCTCAGCAGTCCGGCCGTCACCGCCGCGTACAGCATCACCCGCCCGTACAGGGTCAGCCGCGGCTGGTCGCGGCGCCGCTGGACCGCCACGTATGTGTTCACGATCCGCACCGGGCGAAGCAGCGGCAGCAGCAGGACGACCGTGTCCAGCCAGTGCTTGGTGACGAAGTGCGCTCCCTGGCCGCTGAACACCAGACGCACCGCGTAGTCCACCGCGAACAGGGCCCAGATCGCGAACAGGAGCCACAGCGCGACATCGCGCACGACGGGGTCGCTGCTCCGGTTCAGTACGCACACCGCGTAACAGGCGAGGAAGAGCAGCGAGGCGAAGAGCAGCGGCACTTCGACGCGCCGCTCCCAGTCGTGCAGCCGCTCGGTTCGGTTCCGGACACGCATCGCGTCAGCATGGCCGGGGCGTCGCCGGGCGGGCCCGCCGACACGCTCCACCGGGCCGAAGTCATATGCTTCACAGCATGACGAGCGAGCCGGAGCAGCAGATCGGAGTGGGTACCCAGGACGCGTTCCAGCGCCTGTGGACGCCCCACCGGATGGCCTACATCCAGGGCGAGAACAAGCCCACCGGTCCGAACGCGGACGACGGCTGTCCCTTCTGCTCCATCCCGCGCAAGTCCGACGAGGACGGGCTCGTCATCGCCCGCGGCGAATCCGTCTACGCGGTGCTGAACCTCTATCCGTACAACGGCGGCCACCTCATGGTCGTACCGTTCCGGCACGTCGCCGACTACACGGAGCTGGACGCGGACGAGACCGTCGAACTGGCCGCGTTCACCAAGCGGGCGATGACCGCGCTGCGTACGGCGTCCGGGGCGCACGGCTTCAACATCGGCATGAACCAGGGCACCGTCGCGGGGGCGGGCATCGCCGCCCATCTGCACCAGCACGTCGTGCCGCGCTGGGGCGGCGACGCCAACTTCATGCCCGTCGTCGCGCACACGAAGGTGCTGCCCCAACTGCTCGCCGACACACGGGTGATGCTGGCGGACGCCTGGCCCGAGGCGTAGCGCTCGCGCCACATCCGCCCGGCCGGCGCGCGGACGTCCGCCGTCACCACCTACGCGTCGTACACGTCGACCTTCTTCGGTGTCGGGTCCTGGACCGCGCCGCTGAGGGACGAGGAGCGGCTGCCGAAGCGCTCGGTGTCCACGCCGTTCTCGTTCAGTACCCGCAGGGCCGCCGCGTGCGCCACCCGCAGCACCGGCGTGGCCGCGCGCATCGCGTCGTCGGCCATGAAGCGGTGCCGCCAGGGCTTGTCCGCCCACGCGTGCCGCAGGCCGAAGGGCTCGGGCAGCGACAGCTTCCCACCTAGGAAGTCGAGGATCGGCGGATACCAGGTGAAGGGGGCGCGGACCGCGAGCCGCACCGCCTCCTTCGGCTCCACCAGCGGCAGATTGTGGGAAGTGGTCTCCCAGAACCTGACCGTCTTGGGCTTGGTGACCGTCTTCGGCGACGGCTTCGAGAAGAAGAGGGGGTTCACCGGCCCCAGCGCGTGACCCGTCACCTCGATGCGCAGTGTTTCGTGCAGGACCGTCACCGTGATCATCATGGTGATGATCAGCTGGCCGTCCCAGAGGACGAACTGCACACCCAGATAGTGCCGGTCACCGGCGCCGAACTGCTGGTGGTTGCAGATCCGCTGTATCTCGTGCGGTTTGACCTGGTACGCCTCGACGTCCTGACCCTCCGGCCTGCTGACCGATCCGGCGTTCTCGTCGACCGGCCGTACGATCCAGTGCTTGACCTCGGGCTTGGGGAAACCGCCGGAGTTGAGAGGGCCGCGCTCCAGCATCTTCAGCTGGTCGTGCATCGCCCTTATGACGTCGTAGCTGCGGAACTGGTGGATCTCCTTTCCGGCCTCCTTGGGAACCAGCTCCTCCGCGAGGGTCCAGTTGCCCCACCGGGTACCCATGCCGAGTATCCCCTTGGGGCCCGCGTAGAAGACCGCGTTGGAACGCTGCTCGGCGGTCAGCTTCTCCAGCCCGTGACGCAGCCCCTCCCGCGCCGTCTCGTCGGGGTGCCCCGGCACCGCCTCGGGGACCTTGGCACCGAGCCCGCCGCCCGCCAGGAGGCCGCTCCAGCACTCCCGCAGTTCCTTCGCCGTCGTCTCACAGATCCGCTTGGCCAGCAGCCAGCCGATGACGGGCGCGATGATCACACCGCGCAGATACCAGCCGAGGAACCCCGTGAACGGCAGCGCCACCAGGAACACCACCGCCAGCGCGCCCACACCGAGCAGCAGGGCGCCGCCGATCGCACCGGCCTTCTTGTCCTTCGAACCCGCCAGCGTCCTGCGCAACTGGAAGACACCGATCCACAGCAGCGCCCCCGGCAGGAACAGCAGCCCGAACAGGACGGTCACGAGAGTGAGCCGGGTGTCGCGCTCCTTGCGGATGTGATTCGCCGCCAGGCAGTGCTCCACCACGGACTGCGGCTCCGTACCGAAGGACTGGATGAGCGCGGCACGGCCGCCGCCCAGCATCCGCGTCTGCACCGCGCGCGAGAACGCCTCGCCCAGATTCGGCTCGAACAGCGACACCTTGCCCTTCTTCACCTCGGACTTGTGCCACTCGCTGTTCGCCTTGAGGATCTCCTCCACCGGGCTGTCGCGATACGCCGCCGAGGCCAGGGCATGCGTGGCCGCCGTCTGACCCGCCGACCCCTGAAGTGGAACCTGGGCCCCAGGAGAGAAATCGAATCCGTCCGACACTGTCCGCCCCCATCGCCGCGAGCATCTGCTGCTGCGCCCTTTTCCCAACTACCGTGCCCCGCACACCTGCTGAGCTGGGGCGCATCACAGCGTAACCGGGGCACACGCTCCGCGTCAGGGAGAAACCGGACCGGGCGCGTAACGTCCCCTTCGGCGTCCCACCGGCTCAGGCCACCACGGCGGCTCCGGCGCTCTCCCGGAACCGCTCCACCAGGTGGAGCGGCATCGCCTCGTGCCGGGCGTACGAGCGGCTGAACCGGCCCGTCCCGTGCGACACCGACCGCAGATCGATCGCGTACCGGCCGATCTCGATCTCCGGCACCTCGGCCCGTACGACCGTCCGCCCCTGCCCGGCC
This window of the Streptomyces niveus genome carries:
- a CDS encoding potassium channel family protein; translated protein: MRVRNRTERLHDWERRVEVPLLFASLLFLACYAVCVLNRSSDPVVRDVALWLLFAIWALFAVDYAVRLVFSGQGAHFVTKHWLDTVVLLLPLLRPVRIVNTYVAVQRRRDQPRLTLYGRVMLYAAVTAGLLSFAAALAVYQQERGAPGATIRTFGDSVWWACSAITTVGYGDVTPVTSLGRVFAVFLMVCGVALLGAVTGSFSSWLIQVFGREDRASRAERGIPPPDDVPPPLGDVPPPGG
- a CDS encoding HIT family protein; its protein translation is MLHSMTSEPEQQIGVGTQDAFQRLWTPHRMAYIQGENKPTGPNADDGCPFCSIPRKSDEDGLVIARGESVYAVLNLYPYNGGHLMVVPFRHVADYTELDADETVELAAFTKRAMTALRTASGAHGFNIGMNQGTVAGAGIAAHLHQHVVPRWGGDANFMPVVAHTKVLPQLLADTRVMLADAWPEA